In Actinoplanes sp. NBC_00393, a single genomic region encodes these proteins:
- a CDS encoding carboxyl transferase domain-containing protein has product MSRTPSGVDSAGVDHRDPELRLQAFFDRGTLRLLAPRDDSGVLHARGRVGGTPAVAFATDATRMGGALGLDGCRHIVSAIDTAVRDRVPVAGLWHSGGARVTEGVAALDGVGQVFAAAVRASGRVPQLSVVLGPAAGGAAYGPALTDIVIMSRSGRIFVTGPEANHDVTGDRVVHLTAEDDGAALGEARRLVVLLGHQGRFSPDDVPPGGRTGQSLDTLVPAGTRAYDVQPLVRALLDEPGVELHGGWAPNLVTTLGRFAGRTVGVVANNALRLGGCLDASAAEKAARFVRMCDSLGVPLIVLVDVPGYLPGVDQEWDGVVRRGTQLLHAFAGAVVPRVTLVTRRAYGGAYIAMNSRSLGATAVFAWPAAEIAVMGPSAAVDMVHRKRLAAAPLADRDALREQLIREQIAEAGGVRRALETGVVDAVIEPAETRRRIAEALAAAPAGRGWHGNIPL; this is encoded by the coding sequence GTGAGCCGGACTCCGTCCGGAGTCGACTCGGCCGGCGTCGACCATCGCGACCCCGAGCTACGGCTGCAAGCGTTCTTCGACCGTGGCACCCTGCGCCTGCTCGCACCCCGGGACGACTCGGGCGTGCTGCATGCGCGGGGCCGGGTCGGCGGCACCCCCGCCGTCGCGTTCGCCACGGACGCCACCCGGATGGGCGGCGCTCTGGGCCTGGACGGCTGCCGGCACATCGTCTCGGCCATCGACACCGCGGTCCGGGACCGGGTGCCGGTGGCCGGGCTGTGGCACTCCGGCGGGGCACGGGTGACCGAGGGGGTCGCCGCCCTGGACGGCGTCGGGCAGGTTTTCGCCGCCGCCGTACGGGCCTCCGGGCGGGTGCCGCAGCTCTCCGTCGTGCTCGGCCCGGCGGCCGGCGGCGCGGCGTACGGCCCGGCGCTCACCGACATCGTGATCATGAGCAGGAGCGGCCGGATCTTCGTGACCGGTCCGGAGGCGAATCACGACGTAACCGGCGACCGGGTGGTTCACCTGACCGCCGAGGACGACGGGGCCGCGCTCGGCGAGGCCCGCCGGCTGGTGGTGCTCCTCGGCCACCAGGGGCGGTTCTCGCCCGACGACGTGCCGCCCGGCGGGCGCACCGGGCAGTCCCTGGACACGCTGGTCCCGGCCGGCACCCGGGCGTACGACGTACAGCCGCTGGTCCGGGCCCTGCTGGACGAGCCAGGGGTGGAACTGCACGGCGGGTGGGCGCCGAACCTCGTCACCACGCTGGGCCGGTTCGCCGGACGGACGGTCGGCGTGGTCGCGAACAACGCGCTGCGGCTCGGCGGCTGCCTCGACGCGTCCGCCGCCGAGAAGGCCGCCCGCTTCGTGCGGATGTGTGACTCGCTGGGCGTACCGCTGATCGTCCTGGTCGACGTGCCCGGCTATCTGCCCGGTGTGGACCAGGAGTGGGACGGGGTGGTGCGCCGCGGCACGCAGCTGCTGCACGCCTTCGCCGGGGCGGTGGTGCCCCGGGTGACGCTGGTGACGCGGCGGGCGTACGGCGGGGCGTACATCGCGATGAACTCCCGCTCGCTGGGCGCCACCGCGGTCTTCGCCTGGCCGGCCGCGGAGATCGCGGTCATGGGCCCGAGCGCCGCGGTGGACATGGTCCACCGCAAGCGGCTGGCCGCCGCCCCACTCGCGGACCGCGACGCGCTGCGCGAGCAGCTGATCCGGGAGCAGATCGCCGAGGCCGGTGGCGTGCGGCGGGCGCTGGAGACCGGCGTGGTGGACGCCGTGATCGAGCCGGCGGAGACACGCCGGCGGATCGCCGAGGCCCTGGCGGCCGCACCGGCCGGGCGCGGCTGGCACGGCAACATCCCGCTCTGA
- the fabF gene encoding beta-ketoacyl-ACP synthase II produces the protein MSNVDVVVTGLGATTPLGGDVASTWDAMLAGRSGVGPLTQEWAGQLPVRIAAQLAVEPSEVIERVKLRRMDRAEAMAVIAAKQAWADAGLAEAGLDPDRLAVSYGTGIGGAITLLDQDDILEQSGPRRVSPHTVPMLMPNGPAAYIGLELGARAGVRAMASACATGAEAVALGLDLIRAGRADVVVAGSTEAVVHPLPIAGFASMRAMSTRNDEPEKASRPWDKNRDGFVLGEGAGALILERADHAAARGATVYARLAGAGITSDGFDIVQPDPECKGGIRAMRMAIQDAGLTGADIHHVNAHATSTPVGDMGEIKGIKAAIGTHPILTSTKSMSGHLLGAAGALESIATILALRDGIIPPTINLDEPDERLDLEVAAHKARPAEIQAAMNNSFGFGGHNVALVFTRA, from the coding sequence ATGAGCAACGTAGACGTCGTCGTCACCGGGCTCGGCGCGACGACCCCGCTGGGCGGGGACGTCGCGTCCACCTGGGACGCCATGCTCGCCGGCCGCTCCGGGGTGGGTCCGCTCACCCAGGAGTGGGCCGGTCAACTCCCGGTCCGGATCGCCGCCCAGCTCGCCGTCGAGCCCTCCGAGGTGATCGAGCGGGTCAAGCTGCGCCGGATGGACCGCGCCGAAGCGATGGCCGTGATCGCGGCCAAGCAGGCCTGGGCCGACGCCGGGCTGGCCGAGGCGGGGCTCGACCCCGACCGTCTCGCGGTCAGCTACGGCACCGGAATAGGCGGTGCGATCACCCTCCTGGACCAGGACGACATCCTGGAGCAGTCCGGGCCGCGGCGGGTCAGCCCGCACACGGTGCCGATGCTCATGCCGAACGGTCCGGCCGCGTACATCGGTCTGGAACTCGGCGCCCGGGCCGGTGTCCGGGCCATGGCCAGCGCCTGCGCGACCGGCGCGGAAGCCGTCGCCCTCGGTCTCGACCTGATCCGTGCGGGCCGTGCCGACGTGGTGGTGGCCGGCAGCACCGAGGCCGTGGTGCACCCGCTGCCGATCGCCGGTTTCGCCTCGATGCGGGCCATGTCGACCCGCAACGACGAGCCGGAGAAGGCTTCCCGGCCGTGGGACAAGAACCGTGACGGCTTCGTCCTGGGCGAGGGCGCCGGCGCGCTCATCCTGGAGCGGGCCGACCACGCCGCCGCCCGCGGCGCCACCGTGTACGCCCGTCTCGCCGGCGCCGGCATCACCTCGGACGGCTTCGACATCGTCCAGCCGGACCCGGAGTGCAAGGGCGGCATCCGCGCCATGCGGATGGCCATCCAGGACGCCGGGCTGACCGGCGCCGACATCCACCACGTGAACGCCCACGCGACCTCGACCCCGGTCGGCGACATGGGCGAGATCAAGGGCATCAAGGCCGCGATCGGGACGCACCCCATCCTGACCTCGACCAAGTCGATGTCCGGCCACCTGCTCGGCGCGGCCGGCGCGCTCGAGTCGATCGCCACCATCCTGGCCCTCCGGGACGGCATCATCCCTCCGACCATCAACCTCGACGAGCCCGACGAGCGCCTCGACCTCGAGGTGGCGGCGCACAAGGCGCGGCCCGCGGAGATCCAGGCCGCGATGAACAACTCGTTCGGTTTCGGCGGCCACAACGTGGCGCTGGTCTTCACCCGCGCGTGA
- a CDS encoding acyl carrier protein: MATREEITSGLAEILEEVAGVNPEDVAEEKSFTDDLDVDSLSMVEVVVAAEEKFGVKIPDNEVQNLKTVGDAVTYIEANA; encoded by the coding sequence ATGGCTACTCGCGAAGAGATCACCTCCGGCCTCGCCGAGATCCTCGAGGAGGTCGCCGGGGTGAACCCGGAGGACGTCGCCGAGGAGAAGTCCTTCACCGACGACCTGGACGTCGACTCGCTGTCCATGGTCGAGGTCGTGGTGGCCGCCGAGGAAAAGTTCGGCGTCAAGATCCCCGACAACGAGGTGCAGAACCTCAAGACCGTCGGCGACGCCGTCACCTACATCGAGGCGAACGCCTGA
- a CDS encoding beta-ketoacyl-ACP synthase III: MTAGSRIVAMGHYQPSRVVTNDDLASTLDTNDAWIRDRVGIAERRVADTESVADMATYAAEKALAASGLTAADIDQVVVATCSAIDRCPNVAARVSARLGIVAPAAYDLNTACSGFGYALATADHAIRAGASRHALVIGAEKLSDVVDWSDRTTAVLFGDAAGAAVVSAVPDGEEAGIGPVLWGSAPDKGDALKIEGWQPYIKQEGQTVFRWATTALAPFAIEVCKRAGVDPSELAAFVPHQANTRIIDGIVKRLGLGPDVIVAKDLVESGNTSAASVPLALSKLIERREVPSGAPVLLFGFGGGLTYAGQVVRCP, encoded by the coding sequence ATGACCGCGGGTTCCCGCATCGTCGCCATGGGCCACTACCAGCCCTCGCGCGTGGTCACCAACGACGACCTGGCCAGCACGCTGGACACCAACGACGCCTGGATCCGGGACCGGGTCGGCATCGCCGAGCGCCGGGTCGCCGACACCGAGTCGGTCGCCGACATGGCGACGTACGCGGCGGAGAAGGCGCTCGCCGCCTCCGGCCTGACCGCGGCCGACATCGACCAGGTCGTCGTGGCCACCTGCTCGGCGATCGACCGCTGCCCGAACGTGGCCGCACGGGTCTCGGCCCGGCTGGGGATCGTCGCGCCGGCCGCCTACGACCTGAACACCGCCTGCTCCGGCTTCGGGTACGCCCTGGCCACCGCCGACCACGCGATCCGCGCCGGCGCCAGCCGCCACGCACTGGTGATCGGCGCCGAGAAGCTCTCCGACGTCGTCGACTGGTCCGACCGCACCACCGCCGTCCTGTTCGGCGACGCCGCGGGCGCGGCCGTGGTCAGCGCGGTCCCGGACGGCGAGGAGGCCGGGATCGGACCGGTGCTCTGGGGATCCGCCCCGGACAAGGGCGACGCCCTGAAGATCGAGGGCTGGCAGCCGTACATCAAGCAGGAGGGCCAGACGGTCTTCCGCTGGGCGACCACCGCCCTGGCCCCGTTCGCGATCGAGGTCTGCAAGCGCGCCGGGGTCGACCCGTCCGAGCTGGCCGCCTTCGTCCCGCACCAGGCCAACACCCGGATCATCGACGGCATCGTCAAGCGGCTCGGCCTGGGCCCGGACGTGATCGTCGCCAAGGACCTCGTCGAGTCGGGCAACACGTCTGCCGCGAGCGTCCCGCTGGCCCTGTCCAAGCTGATCGAGCGCCGTGAGGTGCCCTCCGGGGCGCCGGTGCTGCTGTTCGGCTTCGGCGGCGGCCTCACCTACGCCGGCCAGGTCGTCCGCTGCCCCTGA
- a CDS encoding PucR family transcriptional regulator, with amino-acid sequence MADTTRPPVAPVTARPARTAGPVDPPRTEAPANPLLPGTLRRIERQAGALASAAVVRMDETLPWFRALPADQRSWVMLVAQAGVRSLVEWLRSGGTVAATQEISDEVFAAAPRALARAITLTQTVQLVKVTIDVAEAEVPSFAEAGEREALLQAILRFSREIAFSAARVYARAAESRGAWDARLQALLVDALLRGDSSDVLASRAAALGWADAPPVAVVVGRSPGGDITAVLHAAYRAARRARLEVIGGVHGDRLVVVVGGASDPVATAEALSSSFGEGPIVVGPAVPSLDQATESARAALAGFRAAAAWPGAPSPVAADDLLPERVLAGDMDARRTLRHDVYGALVRAGSSLIETLDAFFASGGVLESAARELFVHPNTVRYRLRRVAEVTALSPLDGRDAFALRMALTIGRLDPAT; translated from the coding sequence GTGGCAGACACCACCCGACCACCCGTCGCTCCGGTCACCGCCCGACCCGCCAGGACAGCCGGCCCGGTTGATCCACCGCGCACCGAGGCGCCGGCGAATCCGCTGCTCCCCGGCACTCTGCGCCGGATCGAGCGGCAGGCCGGCGCGCTCGCGAGCGCGGCGGTGGTCCGCATGGATGAGACGTTGCCGTGGTTCCGTGCGCTCCCGGCCGACCAGCGTTCCTGGGTGATGCTCGTCGCACAAGCCGGCGTCCGGTCCCTCGTGGAATGGCTGCGCTCCGGCGGGACGGTGGCGGCCACCCAGGAGATCTCGGACGAGGTGTTCGCCGCGGCGCCGCGCGCGCTGGCCCGGGCGATCACGCTGACCCAGACCGTGCAACTGGTCAAGGTGACCATCGACGTGGCCGAGGCGGAGGTGCCGAGCTTCGCCGAAGCCGGCGAGCGGGAGGCGCTGCTCCAGGCGATCCTGCGCTTCTCGCGGGAGATCGCCTTCTCCGCGGCCCGGGTGTATGCGCGGGCCGCCGAGTCCCGCGGCGCCTGGGACGCCCGCCTGCAGGCCCTGCTGGTCGACGCCCTGCTCCGCGGCGACTCCTCGGACGTGCTGGCCAGCCGGGCCGCCGCGCTGGGCTGGGCCGACGCGCCGCCGGTGGCCGTGGTGGTCGGCCGCTCCCCCGGCGGGGACATCACCGCGGTGCTGCACGCCGCCTACCGGGCCGCCCGGCGTGCCCGGCTGGAGGTGATCGGCGGGGTACACGGGGACCGGCTGGTGGTCGTGGTGGGCGGCGCGAGCGATCCGGTCGCCACCGCCGAGGCGCTGAGCTCCAGCTTCGGCGAGGGGCCGATCGTGGTCGGTCCGGCGGTGCCGTCGCTGGACCAGGCGACCGAGTCGGCCCGGGCCGCCCTCGCCGGGTTCCGCGCGGCGGCCGCCTGGCCGGGCGCGCCGTCCCCGGTCGCCGCCGACGACCTGCTGCCGGAGCGGGTGCTCGCCGGGGACATGGACGCCCGGCGCACGCTGCGGCATGACGTGTACGGCGCCCTGGTTCGTGCCGGAAGCAGCCTGATCGAGACGTTGGACGCATTCTTCGCCTCAGGTGGGGTATTGGAGAGTGCTGCCCGTGAGCTGTTCGTCCACCCGAACACCGTCCGGTACCGGCTGCGACGGGTCGCCGAGGTCACCGCGCTCTCCCCGCTCGACGGCCGCGACGCCTTCGCTCTCCGGATGGCCCTGACCATCGGCCGTCTGGACCCGGCAACCTGA
- a CDS encoding TetR/AcrR family transcriptional regulator, with product MDDKRRLILDQALALVDERGLAAMSMRAVAERVGLTSMALYPYVGGKDALLDGLVDLLHLELGTSVGDDLADIDWRRRLRALGRAVRGLAHAHPSAFPLLLNRSAAGASASWLTAALRGILHDAGVSAGEVPRLARLICAFLLGYTTGEVTGGLPRMPPPETPEDERPGEEDLAAEYDADLADLVSMVEHAVGR from the coding sequence GTGGACGACAAGAGACGGCTGATCCTCGACCAGGCGCTCGCCCTGGTGGACGAACGTGGACTCGCGGCGATGTCGATGCGGGCGGTCGCGGAGCGGGTCGGGCTCACCTCGATGGCGCTGTACCCGTACGTCGGGGGCAAGGACGCTCTGCTGGACGGGCTCGTCGACCTGCTGCATCTGGAACTCGGCACCTCGGTCGGCGACGACCTCGCCGACATCGACTGGCGGCGCCGGTTACGGGCGCTCGGCCGGGCCGTACGCGGGCTCGCCCACGCCCACCCGAGCGCCTTCCCGCTGCTGCTGAACCGCTCCGCGGCCGGCGCTTCGGCGTCCTGGCTGACCGCCGCGCTGCGCGGCATCCTGCACGACGCCGGCGTGTCCGCCGGCGAGGTGCCGCGGCTGGCCCGGCTGATCTGCGCCTTCCTGCTCGGTTACACGACCGGTGAGGTGACCGGCGGGCTGCCCCGGATGCCGCCTCCCGAGACGCCCGAGGACGAGCGGCCGGGGGAGGAGGATCTCGCCGCCGAGTACGACGCGGATCTCGCCGACCTGGTGAGCATGGTCGAGCACGCGGTGGGTCGCTGA
- the gltX gene encoding glutamate--tRNA ligase: MTVRVRFAPSPTGMFHVGGARSALQNWIYAQQHGGVFVLRIEDTDAARNRPEWTEGIISALDWIGIERGTYEGPYFQSAYAADHTAAATRLYGEGKAYYCDCKREDVVARTGNTHTGYDGFCRERALGPGEGRALRFRTPDEGETVVEDLVRGKPTFENKLLEDFIIARSDGSAVFLLANVVDDMSMGITHVFRAEEHLPNTPKQQLLWEALGVTPPVWGHVPVIVNEKRQKLSKRRDKVALESYRDEGYLAAAMRNYLMLLGWSPTGDREIVPWSVVEEEYRIEDVNHAPAFFDVKKLRAFNGEYIRALTPSEFTQVCAPWLTGTDTIAAPSWQPEKFDADVFMAIAPLAQTRIAVLSEIVDYVDFLFLDEPVHDEASWAKAMKEGAADILDGTAAAFGALTDWSAEPLKAALEQVGEARGLKLGKTQAPVRVAATGRTIGLPLFESLEALGRERTLARIAAARARL; this comes from the coding sequence GTGACTGTTCGCGTACGTTTCGCACCCTCACCCACTGGCATGTTCCACGTCGGCGGCGCCCGCTCGGCCCTGCAGAACTGGATCTACGCCCAGCAGCACGGCGGGGTCTTCGTGCTCCGGATCGAGGACACCGACGCGGCCCGCAACCGGCCCGAGTGGACCGAGGGCATCATCTCGGCGCTGGACTGGATCGGCATCGAGCGCGGGACGTATGAGGGTCCCTACTTCCAGTCGGCGTACGCCGCCGATCACACCGCCGCCGCCACCCGGCTCTACGGCGAGGGCAAGGCGTACTACTGCGACTGCAAGCGCGAGGACGTGGTCGCCCGCACCGGGAACACCCACACCGGCTACGACGGCTTCTGCCGCGAGCGTGCGCTCGGCCCCGGCGAGGGGCGGGCACTGCGGTTCCGTACGCCGGACGAGGGCGAGACCGTCGTCGAGGACCTGGTCCGCGGCAAGCCGACCTTCGAGAACAAGCTGCTCGAGGACTTCATCATCGCCCGCAGCGACGGCTCGGCGGTGTTCCTGCTGGCCAACGTCGTCGACGACATGAGCATGGGGATCACCCACGTGTTCCGGGCCGAGGAGCACCTGCCGAACACGCCCAAGCAGCAGCTGCTCTGGGAGGCGCTGGGGGTCACCCCGCCGGTCTGGGGCCACGTCCCGGTCATCGTCAACGAGAAGCGGCAGAAGCTCTCCAAGCGCCGCGACAAGGTCGCCCTGGAGTCGTACCGGGACGAGGGCTACCTTGCCGCCGCCATGCGCAACTACCTGATGCTGCTCGGCTGGTCCCCGACCGGCGACCGGGAGATCGTCCCGTGGTCGGTGGTCGAGGAGGAGTACCGGATCGAGGACGTCAACCACGCGCCGGCCTTCTTCGACGTGAAGAAGCTGCGGGCGTTCAACGGCGAGTACATCCGAGCGCTCACGCCGAGCGAGTTCACCCAGGTCTGCGCGCCCTGGCTGACCGGCACCGACACCATTGCGGCCCCGAGCTGGCAGCCGGAGAAGTTCGACGCCGACGTCTTCATGGCGATCGCCCCGCTCGCGCAGACCCGGATCGCGGTGCTCTCCGAGATCGTCGACTACGTCGACTTCCTCTTCCTCGACGAGCCGGTGCACGACGAGGCCTCCTGGGCCAAGGCCATGAAGGAGGGCGCAGCGGACATTCTGGACGGAACGGCGGCCGCCTTCGGCGCCCTCACCGACTGGTCGGCGGAGCCTCTCAAGGCCGCGCTCGAGCAGGTGGGTGAGGCGCGAGGTCTCAAATTGGGCAAGACCCAGGCGCCGGTACGGGTGGCCGCGACCGGCCGCACGATCGGGCTCCCGCTCTTCGAGTCGCTCGAGGCGCTCGGCCGGGAGCGCACGCTCGCTCGCATCGCCGCAGCTCGCGCCCGGCTCTAG
- a CDS encoding winged helix DNA-binding domain-containing protein produces MTLDEILRRRVHRHFLGGEKAPDVVTLARRLGGIHAQVASSAQAAADLRMAQPPDLEKALWTDRTLVRTWAARGTLHLLPAEDLPVWVAAMSTRDRETKGSWLKYHGVTAEQMADIFRALPDVLGGEPMTREELAGAIIKATGHEDLRGPLTQGFGAILKPLAFRGLLCSGPPRGRNVTFVAPRAWLGDWEPVETEAAIDRLVTDYLATYGPAEPEEFARWFDLRPPLAKKAFQRVTSELPEAPDEDTVHLLPAFDPYTIGVLRQLESVSSGPKAAVSRPQGWISPVVLVNGRIEGTWEPGPEITLFREQPDWVGTALTALGRLGS; encoded by the coding sequence GTGACTCTGGACGAAATACTGCGCCGCCGGGTGCACCGGCACTTCCTCGGCGGCGAGAAGGCACCCGACGTCGTCACCCTGGCCCGGCGGCTCGGCGGCATCCACGCGCAGGTCGCCTCCTCCGCGCAGGCCGCGGCCGACCTGCGGATGGCACAGCCGCCGGACCTGGAGAAGGCGCTGTGGACCGACCGCACCCTGGTCCGCACGTGGGCCGCGCGCGGGACGCTGCACCTGCTCCCCGCCGAGGACCTGCCGGTCTGGGTCGCCGCGATGAGCACCCGCGACCGGGAGACCAAGGGCTCCTGGCTGAAGTACCACGGCGTGACCGCCGAGCAGATGGCCGACATCTTCCGGGCGCTGCCCGACGTGCTCGGCGGCGAGCCGATGACCCGCGAGGAGCTGGCCGGGGCGATCATCAAGGCCACCGGGCACGAGGACCTGCGCGGGCCGCTCACCCAGGGTTTCGGGGCGATCCTCAAGCCGCTCGCCTTCCGCGGCCTGCTCTGCTCCGGGCCGCCGCGCGGGCGCAACGTCACCTTCGTGGCGCCGCGGGCCTGGCTGGGCGACTGGGAGCCGGTGGAGACCGAGGCGGCGATCGACCGGCTGGTCACGGACTATCTGGCGACGTACGGGCCGGCCGAGCCGGAGGAGTTCGCTCGCTGGTTCGACCTGCGCCCGCCGCTCGCCAAGAAGGCCTTCCAGCGGGTGACCAGCGAGCTGCCGGAGGCGCCGGACGAGGACACCGTGCATCTGCTGCCCGCCTTCGACCCGTACACGATCGGGGTTCTCCGCCAGCTGGAGAGCGTGAGCAGCGGGCCCAAGGCCGCGGTGTCGCGGCCGCAGGGCTGGATCTCGCCGGTGGTGCTGGTGAACGGGCGGATCGAGGGCACCTGGGAGCCGGGTCCGGAGATCACCCTGTTCCGGGAGCAGCCGGACTGGGTCGGCACAGCGCTCACGGCCCTCGGTAGGCTGGGGTCGTGA
- a CDS encoding methyl-accepting chemotaxis protein, with translation MRLRISHKLLILGLGSVLVTALVLVLVGAWQSSRFAESTENEVLRQNAAELDRTTADITSLVATVGAEIQDGVDIGLTSATGLLRQRGGVELGGRTATWTATNQVTQAKTKVTLPRVLVDGTWLGQNANPKRSTPFVDDAEELAGGAVTLFQRMNDAGDLLRVATTIRGKDGNRVMGTYIPAVTAEGKPNAVPTAIKEGKTFRGVAQVVGTPYISVYDPIKDSSGDVIGALYVGVPQSEALENLTATIADRTVRENGWISIFSTAAADKGNVVASSLDGTVGTTDLEATDADGTRYVEEIVTQAPQLTDGATWRTTYQLPGAGGAAAGDTTTTVAFYAPYQWAVTVGGYNADSERAATVVREGRGTMLTWLVAAAVLLALAGAAAAFLQASRLAGRVSRLTGALTRLADRDLTVSVRDTGQDEIGEAAAALDVAVAELRTVMQEVTTASGEVSHTAQRVAATGGELSSAAETAADRAGTVSVSAETVSHVVQTVAAGADEMGASISEISHNAQEAAQAGRDGVGLTSAAADVIAELRASTTKITDVVQLIATIAEQTNLLALNATIEAARAGETGKGFAVVAGEVKELAQETARATEDVTSRVAAIEADTARAVTAIDAISARIAQVNDYQTAIAAAVEEQAATTAEMARNITEAAEGSRDIADGIGTVSGAMEGTRQSVLAAHQAADELTATAHRLTGLVGRFTV, from the coding sequence GTGCGCCTTCGTATCAGCCACAAGCTCCTGATCCTCGGTCTGGGCAGTGTCCTCGTCACCGCGCTGGTTCTGGTGCTGGTCGGGGCCTGGCAGAGCAGCCGGTTCGCGGAAAGCACCGAGAACGAGGTGCTCCGGCAGAACGCCGCCGAGCTGGACCGGACCACCGCCGACATAACCAGCCTGGTGGCGACCGTCGGCGCCGAGATCCAGGACGGCGTCGACATCGGCCTGACCAGCGCGACCGGCTTGTTGCGGCAGCGCGGCGGGGTGGAACTGGGCGGGCGTACCGCCACGTGGACGGCCACGAACCAGGTGACGCAGGCGAAGACGAAGGTCACCCTGCCGCGGGTGCTGGTGGACGGCACCTGGCTCGGGCAGAACGCGAACCCGAAGCGGTCCACGCCGTTCGTCGACGACGCCGAGGAGCTGGCCGGCGGCGCGGTGACCCTGTTCCAGCGGATGAACGACGCGGGTGACCTGCTGCGGGTGGCCACCACGATCCGCGGCAAGGACGGCAACCGGGTGATGGGCACGTACATCCCGGCCGTCACGGCGGAGGGCAAGCCGAACGCGGTGCCCACGGCGATCAAGGAGGGCAAGACCTTCCGCGGGGTGGCGCAGGTGGTCGGTACGCCGTACATCAGCGTCTACGACCCGATCAAGGACAGTTCCGGCGATGTGATCGGGGCGCTCTACGTCGGCGTGCCGCAGAGCGAGGCGCTGGAGAACCTGACCGCGACGATCGCCGACCGGACGGTCCGCGAGAACGGCTGGATCAGCATCTTCAGCACCGCGGCGGCGGACAAGGGCAATGTGGTCGCCTCCAGCCTCGACGGGACGGTCGGCACCACCGACCTGGAGGCCACCGACGCGGACGGCACCCGGTACGTCGAGGAGATCGTCACCCAGGCGCCCCAGCTGACCGACGGCGCGACCTGGCGGACGACGTACCAGCTTCCCGGGGCGGGCGGCGCCGCGGCCGGGGACACCACCACGACGGTCGCCTTCTACGCCCCGTACCAGTGGGCGGTGACGGTCGGCGGCTACAACGCCGACAGCGAGCGGGCGGCGACCGTCGTCCGCGAGGGCCGCGGCACGATGCTCACCTGGCTGGTGGCCGCCGCCGTGCTGCTGGCCCTGGCCGGTGCCGCGGCCGCGTTCCTGCAGGCCTCCCGTCTCGCCGGCCGGGTCAGCCGGCTCACCGGCGCGCTCACCCGGCTGGCGGACCGGGATCTCACCGTCTCGGTCCGGGACACCGGGCAGGACGAGATCGGCGAGGCCGCCGCGGCCCTGGACGTCGCGGTCGCCGAGCTGCGCACCGTGATGCAGGAGGTGACCACCGCGTCGGGCGAGGTCTCGCACACCGCCCAGCGAGTCGCGGCGACCGGCGGGGAGCTCTCCTCCGCCGCCGAGACCGCCGCGGACCGGGCCGGTACGGTCAGCGTCTCCGCGGAGACGGTGTCGCACGTCGTGCAGACCGTCGCCGCCGGCGCCGACGAGATGGGCGCCTCGATCAGCGAGATCTCGCACAACGCCCAGGAGGCCGCGCAGGCCGGCCGGGACGGGGTCGGGCTCACCTCGGCGGCGGCGGACGTCATCGCCGAGCTCCGGGCCTCCACCACCAAGATCACCGACGTGGTGCAGCTGATCGCGACCATCGCCGAGCAGACCAACCTGCTCGCCCTGAACGCCACCATCGAGGCGGCCCGGGCCGGTGAGACCGGCAAGGGCTTCGCCGTCGTCGCCGGCGAGGTCAAGGAGCTGGCCCAGGAGACCGCCCGGGCCACCGAGGACGTGACCAGCCGGGTGGCCGCGATCGAGGCCGACACGGCCCGCGCGGTCACCGCCATCGACGCGATCTCGGCGCGGATCGCGCAGGTCAACGACTACCAGACGGCGATCGCCGCGGCGGTCGAGGAGCAGGCCGCCACGACCGCCGAGATGGCCCGCAACATCACCGAGGCGGCCGAGGGCAGCCGGGACATCGCGGACGGCATCGGCACGGTCAGCGGCGCCATGGAAGGCACCCGGCAGTCGGTCCTGGCGGCGCACCAGGCGGCCGACGAGCTGACCGCCACCGCACACCGGCTCACCGGTCTGGTCGGGCGCTTCACCGTGTGA